From the Natronococcus sp. AD-5 genome, one window contains:
- a CDS encoding universal stress protein encodes MYNDILVPTDGSESSTAAVNQSVSIAEPHGATLHFLHVIDVGTEMAASGNIAPELTQTLEQEADEILDAATTKAEEADVTYEQTVLEGTPHEAIAEYSTDHTIDLIVMGASGRSGIKEHLLGSTTDRVIRSADTSVLCVRP; translated from the coding sequence ATGTACAACGATATTTTGGTGCCAACTGACGGAAGCGAGTCGAGTACTGCCGCAGTAAACCAGAGTGTCAGCATTGCAGAACCGCACGGAGCGACACTCCACTTTCTGCACGTGATAGACGTTGGAACGGAGATGGCTGCTTCCGGAAATATCGCACCTGAACTCACACAAACGCTCGAGCAGGAAGCCGACGAGATACTTGATGCAGCCACAACGAAGGCTGAAGAGGCCGACGTAACGTACGAGCAAACCGTTCTCGAAGGAACCCCTCACGAAGCGATCGCCGAGTACAGTACTGATCACACCATTGATTTAATCGTCATGGGCGCGAGTGGCCGCTCGGGAATCAAGGAACACCTGCTTGGGAGTACAACAGATCGAGTCATTCGGTCGGCCGACACCTCTGTCCTATGTGTGCGTCCATGA